Genomic DNA from Thermus amyloliquefaciens:
AGGCCAAGGCATGGTAGAGCGGTACTGGGAAGCCCTAAGGGGGGTTAAGGACCCGGAGATCCCGGTGCTGGACATCGTGGAGATGGGCATGGTCCTCTCCGTGGAGGAGGAGGGGGAAAGGGTACGGGTCACCTTCCGCCCCACCTTCTCGGGCTGCCCCGCCCTGCGCCTCATCCGGGAGGAGATCCAAAAGGCCCTGGAGGCCGCGGGGGCCAAGGCGGTGGAGGTGGTGGAGGCCCGCACCCCCTGGACCACGGAGGCCATGGCGGCGGAGGCCAAGGAGAAGCTGCGCGCCTACGGCATCGCCCCACCCCTGCCTCTCCCCATGGCGAGCGGGGACCCCCCCTGCCCCCGGTGCGGGAGCCAGGAGGTGGCCCTGAAAAACGCCTTCGGGGCCACCTTGTGCAAGTCCCTCTACCAGTGCCAGGCCTGCGGGGAGGTGTTTGAGGCCTTCAAGGCGGTCTAGGCCAAGCCCTGGGGAAGGGCCCCGGAGGGACCGGGGCCCGAAACGCCGCTACGGGAGGGAAGGCTGATGAAGATCAAGAGCTACCTATTGGGAGAGTGGCGCGAGGGCATGGGCGAGGGCGTGGCGGTGCGGGATGCCGCCACGGGGGAGGTGCTGGGTTTCGTCACCTCCGAGGGCTTGCCCCTGCGGGAGGCCGTGGCCTGGGGCCGGGAGGTGGGGGGGAAGGCCCTTTTGGCCCTGGACTTCAGGGAGCGGGGAAGGCGGCTTAGGGGCCTGGCGCAGTACCTATCTGAGCGCAAGGAGGAGCTTTACTGCCTCTACGCCACCACCGGCGGGACCCGGCAAGACGCCTGGTACGACGTGGACGGGGGGATCGGGGTCCTCTTCGCCTACAGCTCCCTGGCCCGGCAGCTTCCCGAGGGCAACCTCCTCCCCGAGGAGGAAAACCTCCCCCTGAGCAAGGACTACTCCTTCCAGGGAAGGCATCTTCTGGGCCCCAAGGGGGGGATCACGGTGCAGATCAACGCCTTCAACTTCCCCGTCTGGGGCCTGCTGGAGAAGTTCGCCCCCGCCTTCTTGGCGGGGGTGCCCACCCTGGCCAAGGCCGCCACCCCCACCGCCCACGTGGCCGAGGGGTTGGTGCGGCTCATGCTGGAGTCCGGGCTTTTGCCCGAGGGAAGCCTCCAGTTCGTGGCGGGGGGCCTGGGGGAGGCCCTGGAGGCCCTGGACCATAGGGACAGCGTCTACTTCACGGGCTCCAAGGCCACCGCCGACCGCCTCCGCCGCCACCCGGCCTTCCTGGAACGGGGGGCCCTCTTCAACGCCGAAACCGACTCCCTGAATGCCGCCCTCCTGGGGGAGGCGGCGGGGGAGGAGGAGCTTTTGCGGCTTGCCCAGGAGATCGCCCAGGAGCTTACCATCAAAACGGGGCAGCGCTGCACCGCCATCCGCCGGGTCTTCGCCCCCAGGGACCGCCTCGAGGCCCTCCTGGCGGCCACCCGCAAGCACCTGGAGGACCTCCGGCTGGGGGACCCCAGGGAGGAGGGGGTAAGCCTAGGCCCCCTGGCCTCCCTGGAGCAGAGGGAGGAAGTGGAAAGGGCCGTGGAAACCCTCCTGGCGGGAGGGGCCCGGGTCTACTGGCAGCACCCGGGAAGGCGGGACGGGGCCTTCTTTCCCCCCACCCTGCTCCTGGCGGAGGACCCCTTGGGGGAGGCCCTCCACCGGGTGGAGCCCTTTGGCCCCGTGGCCACCTTCTTCCCCTACGGAAGCCGGGAGGAGGCCCTGGATCTGGTGCGGCGGGCCGGGGGGATGCTGGCGGCCACCCTGGCCACCCCCGACCCCGAGGAGGCCCGCTTCTACCTCCTGGGGCTTTCCGGGGAGGTGGGCCGGCTCCACATCCTGAACCGCAGGGACGCCCATAGCTCCACGGGCCACGGCTCCCCCTTGCCCCGCCTCCTCCACGGGGGCCGGGGCGGGCGGGGGGCGGGGAGGAGCTGGGGGGGCTTTTCTCCGTGCGGCGCCACCTGGCCCGCCTGGCCCTCCAGGCCGACCCCGAGACCCTCCAGGCCCTCACCGGGGAGTACGCCAAGGGGGCGGAGCGCCCCGCCCAGGTGCACCCCTTCCGCAAGCCCTACGAGGCGCTGGAGATCGGGGAAACCCTCCTCACCCACCGCCGCACCGTCACCGAGGCGGACATCGCCCTCTTCGCCCACCTCTCCTGGGACCACTTCTACGCCCACACCGACGAGTTGGCCGCCAGGGAGAGCCTTTTCGGAAAGCGGGTGGCCCACGGCTACTTCGTCCTCGCCGCCGCCGCGGGCCTCTTCGTGGACCCGGCCCCAGGCCCGGTCCTGGCCAACTACGGCCTCGAGGGCCTTCGCTTCACCGAGCCCGTGGGCATCGGCGACACCCTGCAGGCCCGGCTCACCGTGAAGGCCAAGCGGCCCCGGGACGAGAGGACCGGGGTGGTGGAGTGGGCGGTGGAGGTGGTGAACCAGGAGGGCAAGACCGTGGCCAGCTATACCGTCCTCACCCTGGTGGCGCGGAGGCCCCAGGAAGGCCAAGCCTAAGGGGAAGCCGAAGCCGGCTTCCCCTGTGCTACCATGGGGGTATGGCCGAGCCGGAGGCCTTCTGCCCGGTCTACGAGGCCCTCAACCTCCTCCAGGAAAAGTGGACCCTGCACATCATCAGGGCCCTCCTGGAAGGCCCCAAGGGGTTCAACGAGCTCTCCCGGGCCATCGGGGGGGTGAACCCCGCCACCCTATCCCAGCGCCTGGAACACCTGGTGAACCTGGGGGTGGTGGAGAAGAGGGTGGAGTCCTTCATGCCCCCCCGCACCCGGTACAGCCTCACCGAGGCCGGCCGGGAGCTGGAGGCGGTGATCGCCGCCGTCGACCGCTGGGCGCGCAAGCACCTCAAGGCCCCCGTGGGCTAGGGCCCTACCCGGCCTCCCCCGCCAGGTACTGCAGGTAGTTCTGTAGGCCCATCTGGTGGAGGAGTTCCCGCTGGGTTTCCAGCCAGTCCACGTGGGCCTCCTCGTCCTTGAGGATCTCTGCCACCAGGTCCCGGGTGCCGTTATCCCCCAAGGACTGGGCCAGGTTCATGGTCTCGTTGTAGCCCCGCACCGCTTGGAGTTCCCCCTCATAGTCCTTGAAGAGGATCTCCTCCACGTTCTTGCCGATCCTGATCTCCCCGATGCGGCTCACCTCGGGGAAGCCCTCCAGGAAGAGGATGCGCTCAATGTGCCGCTCCGCATGGCGCATCTCGGTGATGGCGTGGGCCTTGAGGTGGCGGGCCAGGGCCCTAAAGCCCCAGTTCTCCGCCATCTCCGCGTGCACCATGTACTGCAAGATGGCGGCGAGCTCCTCGGAAAGCCTTTCCTGAAGGCTTTGGATCACGTCCGGATGCCCTTTCATAGGGAACCTCCAGGGCCATTATACCCCCAGGGGCACCCGGCGCAGGGTGAGGCCCTGGGCCTCCAGGTGGTAGGCCTCCTGGGCCTCCTGGGGGAAGTCCTCCCGGAAGTGGGCCCCGCGGCTTTCCTCCCTGAGGAGGGCCATGCGGAGGAGAAGGCGGGCCAAAAGGGCCAGGTTCCCCGCCTCCAGGTGGGGCCTTGCGGCCAGGTCCGGGGGGCCTTCCTCCAGGGGAAGCCCCTCGGCGAAGGCCAGGGCCTCCTCCAGGCCCTCCCTCCGGCGAACCACTCCAGCCCCGGCGCCCATCCGCCTCCGGAGCTCAGGGAGGTGGCGGGGGTCCAGGGTGAGGGCCGGAAGGGCCTCGAGGGCCTTGGGGAAGGCCAGGTCAGCCAGCGCCGCCCGGGCGGCCCGCTCCCCCATGACCAGGCCCTCCAGGAGGCTGTTGGAGGCCAGGCGGTTCGCCCCGTGGAAGCCGGTGGAGGCCACCTCCCCCGCCGCGTAGAGCCCCGGAACCCCGGTGAAGCCCCAGGGGTCCGTCTTCACCCCGCCCATGGCGTAGTGGGCGGCGGGGGCCACGGGGATGGGTTCCCTAAGGGGTTCCAAGCCCAAGGCCCGGGCCGAGGCCACCACCGTGGGAAAGCGCTCCTCCAGCTGGGGGATGGGCCTTAGGTCCAGGAAGACCCCGCCCGTGCGCTCCCTCTCCCGGAAGACCGCCCGGGCCACCACGTCCCGGGGGGCCAGCTCCCCTAGGGGGTCGTAGCGGGGCATGAAGCGCTCCCCCAGGGCATTCAGCAAAAGGGCCCCCTCGCCCCGGCAGGCCTCGCTCACCAGGGAACCGTCCGGAAGGGCCGTGGGGTGGAACTGGACGAACTCCAGGTCCCGGAGGACCGCCCCCGCCCGGTGGGCCAGGGCCATGCCGTCCCCCGTGGCCCCAGGGGGGTTGGTGGTCACGGGGAAAAGCTGCCCAAGCCCCCCGGTGGCCAGGAGCACCGCCCCCGCCCGCACCTCCAGGGGGCCCTCGGGGCCCAGGACCCAGGCCCCGGCCACCCGGTTTCCCGCCACCAGGAGGCTTGCCGCCAGGTGCCTCTCCAGCACCGGGCTCCTAAGGCGGGCAAGGAGCCCCTGGAGGAGGAAGAGGCCGCTCCTGTCCCCGCCCAGGTGGCGCACCCGGGCCCGGGAGTGCCCGCCCTCCCGGGTGGGCTCGGGGTGGAAGGGAAGCCCCCAGGCGAGGAGGCGCTTTAGGTGCTTGGGCGCCTCCTCCAGGAGGGAGCGGGCCACCCCTTCCTCCACCAGGCCCCGCCCGGCCCTCAGGGTGTCCTGGAGGTGGGCCTCCAGGTCCTCCTCGCCCAAGGGGAAGGCCACCCCGCCCTGGGCCCAGGAGGTGGCGCCGGAGGGCAGGGGGTCCTTGCTGAGGAGGAGCACCCTGGCCCCCTCGGCCTCCGCGGCTAGGGCGGCGTACACCCCCGCCACCCCCGCCCCCAGGATCAGGAGGTCCACGGTCTGGGTGCGCATGGCCAAAGCCTAGGCCTTAGCCCACGGCCACCATGGCCTCGAGGGCCCGCCGGGCTCGCTGGGCCACCTCCTCGGGCACGCGCACCTCGTGGCGCATCTCCTTCAGGGAGAGGTAGACCTTTTCCAGGGTGATCCTTTTCATGTACTCGCACACCGCCTCGGGCTTCACCGGGATGAAGGTCTTCCCCGGGGCCTCCTTCTTGAGGCGGTGGAGGATCCCCACCTCCGTGGCCACCACGAACTCCTGGGCCTCCGAGCGTTTGGCGTGGCGCACCATGCCCTCCGTGGAGAGCATCTTGGCGTCGGGCTTCAGGTAGAGGCAGCTTGAGCCGCAGCCGCACTCGGGGTGGATCAGGAACTCCGCCCCCGGGTGCGCCTCCAGGAGGGCCTTTAGGTGCTCCTCCCGGATGCCCGCGTGCACGTGGCACTCCCCCGGGAAGAGGTCCATCCGCCTGCCCGTGACCCGGGCCACGTGGGCCCCCAGGAACATGTCCGGAACGAAGAAGATGGGCCGGTCCTGGGGGAGGCGGGAGACCACCTCCACCGCGTTGGCGCTGGTGACGCACACGTCCGCCAGGGCCTTCACCTCCGCCTTGGTGTTCACGTAGGCCACCACGATCCCCTCGGGGTGGGCCTCCTTCCAGGCCCGCACGTCCTCGGGGCGGATGCTGTCCGCCAGGGAGCAGCCCGCCTCCAGGTCTGGCAGGAGCACGGTCTTGTCGGGGTTGAGGATGGCGGCGGTCTCCGCCATGAAGTGCACCCCAGCGAAGACGATCACCTTCGCCCGGGTTCTCTGGGCCTCCCGGGCGAGGCCCAGGGAGTCCCCCACGAAATCCGCCACCTCCTGCACCTCGGGAAGCTGGTAGGAATGGGCCAGGATCACCGCCTGCCGCTCCGCCTTCAGGCGGAGCACCTCTTGGGTAAGGCGTTCCTTTTCCATGGTCTAAACGTCCACCGGGCTGAAGCCCTGTTCCCAAAAGCCTTCGTCAAAGGCCAAAGCCTTCCGCAAGCCCCTTCGTTGCATGAAGAAAAAGCTGGTCCAGTCCACCAGGCTAATCTCCCTCCGCCCGGAGGCCGAAAGGGCGGTCAGGACCGCAGGCGCGCACCGCCTCGAGTCTGGACCAAGGCCACGCTCTCCACCACCCCATAGCCCTGGGTCACCAGCCGCCCGGCGCACCAGCTCCGCCAGGGATACCCCTTCCTCCTGGGCCAGGGCCCTTAGGCGCTGGGCCTGCTCCTCGGGAAGCTGCACCTGGGTCCGCACCATGCCTTCATGGTAGCGCAGCATGCCCTCATGGCTTCACCACCAGGAGGGAGAGGTCCAGGGCCTTGGCGGAGTGGGTGAGGGCCCCCACGCTCACGTAGTCCACCCCGGCCTCCGCCGCCTTTCGGGCGCGCTCAAGGGTCATGTTGCCGCTCGCCTCCAGGGGCACCCGTCCCCCCACGCGGCGCACCGCCTCGCGGAGGTCCTCGAGGGGGAAGTTGTCCAGGAGGATCAGGTCCGCCCCCGCCTCCAAAGCCTCCGCCAGCTCCGCCAGGTTCGTCACCTCCACCTCCACCTTCAGGTGGTGGGGCGCCCCGGCCTTGGCCCGGCGCACCGCCTCGGCCACGCCCCCCGCCGCCCGGATGTGGTTCTCCTTGAGGAGGATCCCGTCAAAGAGGCCAAAGCGGTGGTTCCTGCCGCCGCCCACCCGCACCGCGTACTTCTCCAAGGCCCTAAGGCCCGGGGTGGTCTTGCGGGTGTCCAGCACCTGGGTCTTGGTCCCCTTTAGGGCCTCCACGTAGGCCCGGGTGAGGGTGGCGATGCCGGATAGGCGCTGGAGGAGGTTGAGGGCAAGCCTCTCCCCCGCCAGGATGCCCCTTAGGGGCCCCTCGAGGCGGGCCACCTCTTGCCCGGGCTCCACCCTCATCCCCTCCTCCACCAAGGGGGTGAAGGTGATGCGGGCGTCCGCCAGGGCGAACACCTCCCGGGCCACGGGAAGCCCGGCCATGACCCCCCTCTCCTTGGCCAGGATAACCGCCTGGCCCACCAGATCCTCAGGAACCGTGAGGCGCGTGGTGAGGTCCCCGTGGCCCAGGTCCTCGAGGAGCCAGGCCTTTAGGGTGTCCAAGGGCACCATGGCCCCCATTGTAAAAAAGACTTTGTGGGGTTCGGGTACCCACCGAACCGCCTCCAGGTCTAGGCTAAGGCCATGGCCAACCGCCTCTCGGGTTCCCGAAGCCCGTACCTCCTCCAGCATGCGGAGGATCCCGTGGACTGGTACCCCTTTGGGGAGGAAGCCTTTGCGGTGGCGAGGCGGGAGGATAAGCCCATCTTCCTCTCCGTGGGCTACAGCGCCTGCCACTGGTGCCACGTGATGCACCGGGAGTCCTTCCAGGACCCCGAGACCGCATCCCTGCTCAACGCCCACTTCGTCCCGGTGAAGGTGGACCGGGAGGAAAGGCCCGATGTGGACACCGCCTACATGCGGGCCCTGGTGAGCCTCACCGGACAGGGGGGCTGGCCCATGAGCCTATTTCTCACCCCGGAGGGCAAACCCTTCTTTGGGGGCACGTACTTCCCCAAGGAGGACCGCGCCCACCTCCCCTCCTTTAAACGGGTCCTCCTGGCGGTGGCCCAGGCCTGGCGGGAGGAGCGGGAGGCCCTCCTTAAGGAGGCGGAAGGGCTCTCCGAGGCCCTTTGGCGGAGCCTAACCCCCCCTCCTGGACCCGTGCCCCAGGACGCGGAGGAAAAGGCCTTGCGGCATCTGGCCCGCTCCTTTGACCCGGAGTGGGGCGGGTTTCTCCCCGCGCCCAAGTTTCCCCAAGGCAACCTGCTCCTTTACCTCCTGGCCCTGGCCTGGCGGGGGGAAGGGGAGGCAGGGAGGATCCTCAAGAAAACCCTAAGGGCCATGGCCCTAGGCGGGATCTACGACCAGGTGGGCGGGGGGTTTCACCGTTACGCCGTGGACCGGTTTTGGTACCTTCCCCATTTTGAGAAGATGCTCTACGACAACGCCCTTCTCGCCCGGGTGTACCTGGGGGCCTACCGGGTCTTCGGGGAGGAGCTCTTCCTGCGGGTGGCCCAAGAGACCCTGGACTGGCTTCGTGGCATGCAGGGGCGCGAGGGGGGTTTTTACACCGCCTTAAGCGCCGAAAGCGAGGGGGAGGAAGGGCGCTACTACACCTGGGGCGCGGAGGAGTTGGAGGAGGCCCTGGGTGAGGACTTCCCCTTGGCCCGCCGGTACTTCCGCCTGGAGACCGCCCCCCTGGTGGGGGAAGGGGGGAGGAGGGTGCTCACCGCCTGGGGCGAGGAGGAGCTCCGGAAGGAGCTGGGGGAGGCCTTTGCCCCATGGCGGGCGGGGGTGCGCTCCCGCCTCCTGGCCCGGCGGCGCCGCCGGACTCCCCCCGACCTGGACGACAAGGTGTTGGCGGATGGGTCCGCCTTGGCGGTGCGGGCCCTGGCGGAGGCGGGGAGGCTCCTTGGGCACCAGGGCTACCTGGCGGCCGCCCACAAGGGGGTCCGCTTCCTCCTCAGAACCATGGGCAGGGACGGCCTGGTCCGCCACACCTGGCGCGCGGGGGCCTTGGGGGAGGAAGCCTTTCTCCAGGACCAGAGCTTCACCGCCTTGGCCCTGCTGGAGCTTTACGCCGCCACGGGGGAGTGGCCCTATCTGGAGCGGGCAAGGTCCTTGGCGGAGGCGGCTTGGGAGGTTTTCCGGGGAGGGGGCCTCGAGGGTAGCCCAACTGGCGCAAAGCCCCTACCTCTACCTGCCAAGGAGGTGGAGGAGACCACCGTTCCCTCCGGCGCAAGCGCCCTGGCGGAAGCTTTTTGGCGCCTTGACGCCGCCTTTGGAGGGGACTACCGGAAACGGGCCCAGGCGCTTATGGAGGGCATGGCCCTGTGGCTTGGGCGCCACCCCCAGGCCCTGCCCGGCTTCCTCCTGGTCCACCGCCTGCTGGAGGAGGGCACCGCCCTCGCCCTTCCCCTGCCCTCTTCCCTTTGGGAGGAGGCGAAGGGGCTCTACCTTCCCCTTACCCAACTGGTCGCGGGCCCTGCCGATGCCCTTCCGGGGCTTGCGGGACGGGAGCCCGGAAGGGCCTACCTCTGCCGGGAGGGGAGTTGCCGCATGCCCGTGGGGGATGTGGAGGCCTTGCGGGGGGAGATCCGGGAGGTTTACCGGGGAGCAAATCTTGTGTAATCTTTCACGATGCCATAGGCTCGTGCGCTACCTCTCACCCACTCGGCGTTGACATCCACCCCCGACCCCCTTAAGCTGTTACCGACCATTCGGTAAGGAGGCCCCATGCCCGAAGCCTGGATCGTCCAAGCCCTAAGAACCCCCATCGGCAAGCACGGGGGAGCCCTGGCCTCCGTGCGCCCCGACGACCTCCTGGCCCATACCCTCGCCGCCCTCATGGAGCGCACTGGGGTCCCCAAGGAGGAGGTGGAGGATGTCTACGCGGGTTGCGCCAACCAAGCGGGGGAGGACAACCGCAACGTGGCCCGCATGGCCCTCCTCCTGGCGGGCTTTCCCGTGGAGGTGGCGGGCTGTACGGTGAACCGCCTCTGCGGCTCCGGCCTGGAGGCCGTGGCCCAGGCGGCCCGCGCCATTTGGGCGGGGGAAGGCCAGGTCTACATCGGCGCCGGGGTGGAGTCCATGTCCCGGGCCCCCTTCGTGGTGCCCAAGGCGGAGAGGCCCTTCCCCACCGGCAACCAGGTCATGTACGACACCACCCTGGGCTGGCGCCTGGTCAACCCCAGGATGCAGGCCCTCTACGGCACGGAGAGCATGGGGGAAACCGCGGAGAACCTGGCGGAGATGTACCGGATCCCCAGGGAGGAGCAGGACCGCTTCGCCCTCCTCTCCCACCAGAAGGCCATCCGGGCCTGGGACGAGGGCCGCTTCCAGGAGGAGGTGGTCCCCGTGCCCGTGAGGCGGGGCAAGGAGGAAGCCCTGGTGGAGGTGGACGAGGGGCCGAGGAGGGACACCTCCCTGGAAAGGCTGGCCCAGCTCAGGCCCGTCTTCCGGGAAGGGGGGACGGTGACCGCGGGGAACTCCAGCCCCCTAAACGACGGGGCGGCGGCGGTGCTTCTGGTTTCCGACAGCTACGCCAAGGCCCACGGCCTAAGGCCCCTGGCCCGCATCCGGGCCCTGGCCGTGGCCGGGGTGCCCCCCAGGATCATGGGCATCGGGCCGGTTCCCGCCACCAAGAAGGCCTTGGCGCGGGCGGGGCTCACCTTGGGGGAGATCGGCCTCATTGAGCTCAACGAGGCCTTTGCCGCCCAAAGCCTGGCGGTCCTCCGGGAGTGGGGCTTGGACATGGAGGACCCCCGCCTGAACCCCAACGGCGGGGCCATCGCCCTGGGCCACCCCCTGGGGGCCTCCGGCGCCCGGATCCTCACCACCCTGGTCCACGAGATGAGGCGGCGGAACGTGCAGTTTGGCCTGGCCACCATGTGCATCGGCGTGGGGCAGGGCATCGCCGCGGTGGTGGAGAGGCTTTAGTTGGGGATGGGGGGCTAGGGGCTCTCCCCTATGGCGTCCCAGGGGAGCAGGTTTGCACGTAAGTGAGGACTTTCACGATTATAGCTGCTTGTGAATCTCAGCTCTGCCCCAGGTGCCACCTGCCCCAGGCACCACAGATCCCGGGGCTCCACCCGCACGGGCTTGGCGTAACCCCCAAGGCTTCCCTTGTCCGCCAGGAGAACCAAGGGGCGGCCCGAGGGAGGCACCTGGATGCCCCCTAAGGGCGTGGCCTCGGAAAGCCCCTCCCCGCCGGGAACCTCCGGCCCCGAAAGCTCAAGCCCCATCCGGTCGGCCCGCACCACGCGGAAAGACCCGGACAGGAAGGCGGCCCAGGCCTCCTCGGTGAACTCGGGCCCAGCCCGCAGGCGCAGGCGAAAGGTCTCTGGCAGGGGCCTCTGGGGGAAGGCCCTTCCCGGCCGCACCGCCTTCTCTTCCTTTAGCCCCAGCACGTCCCCCGCCGCCAAGGGGCGGCCGATCCTTCCCCTTAGGTCCGGGGAGGCGGAGCCCAAAAAGCGCCGCACCTCGAGGCCCCCCGCCACCGCCAGGTAAACCCTCACCCCCCGGCCTCGAGGCCGGAAGGAAAGGGTCTTGCCCCTGGGCCACAGAAAGCTCTGGCCTGGGGCGATCTCCTCCCCATCCAGAAGGGCCACAAGGCCGTACCCCGCCAAGCCCACCACCAGATCCCTAAGGGCGGTGAGGACCGGCCCCCGGTAGGCGATCTCCAAAAGGGCCGCCCCCGGAGGGTTGCCCACGAGCCGGTTGGCCAGGGCGGCGGAATAGGGGTCTAAGGGGCCGGAGCGGGCCATCCCCAGATGCCCCGCCAAGAACCTCCCCCCGTCCACCACCAGGTCCAAGAGGCCCGGGGCCTCCACGCGGAAGGCCGGGTGCCTGGGCTCCAGGGGAAAAAGGTCCAGGGGAGGGGGCTCGGGCGGCGTGGGCCCCTCCGCCTCCCGGAAACGCACCCGGTCCCCCGGCCTCAGGAAAAAGGGCTCCTCCCGGTGGGGGTCGTAGACCGCCACCAGGGCGGTGCCCAAAAGGTGCCAGCCCCCGGGGGAGGGTAGGGGGTAGATGCCCGTCTGGGGCCCCGCCATGGCCACCGCATGGGCCGGCACCCGGGGCCTGGGGTGGGGCCTTCGGGGGAGGCGCAGGGCCTCGTCCACTGGGGCCATGAAGGGGAAGCCAGGGGTGAAGCCCAGGGCGTAGACCCGATAGAGGGGGGCCTGGTGGCGGCGCTTCACCGCCTCGAGGGGAAGGCCGGTGCGGGCCGCCACCACGGGCAGGTCCTCCCCGTCGTAGCGAAGGGGCACCTCCACCACCCGTTCCCCTTCCCCACCCTCCTCGGGCAGGCGCAAAAGGCGGAATAGATGCCCCCGGGAAAGGTGGCGGGGATCGTACTCCAGGTAGAGGGTGCCGTAGGCGGGCACCGCCTCCAAGAGCCCCTTGGGAGGGGCCTTCAGAAGGGCCCGGGCCAGGGCCTGGGCCCGCCGGTTGGCCTCCTCGGAAAGCCCCTCCCCGAAGACCAGGTAAAACCCCTCCACCCCCTCACTCTAGCGGAAGAGAAGATGCGCTCCAAAGCCCGCAAGATGCCCCCGGGGAGGCTCCGGCCCGGACCACCGGCTCGGCCTTCAGGGCCTCCAACTGAGCCACTTCCTGGCCCCATAGGGCCTGAACCCAATATCCGGGGGAAACCCCCGGGGTTGGCCCCCAGGGCCTTAGGCAGGAAGGTATGGACCATCAGGACCCCGGGGGATCACCACGCCATGGGATGGCCAACCATGCCACCTTGACCCCCAAGCGCCTCCGGGGGTAGCCTCGTGGTGGAGGTCCAGATGAGAAGCCGCTTTTATAGCCAGGGCGAGGATCACTACGTCCTAGACCCCGATCTGAAAGCGATCCTGGACACCTTTGCCCCCGGCCTCCCCCAGGAGGAGCTTTCCGCCTTCGGCAAGCTGGTGGGGGAGGAGGTCTTGGAGGTGGCCCACCACGTGGACCAAGACGCCCACCCCCGCCTGCAGATGCACGACCTGGACGGCAACCGCATCGACCGGGCCCTCCTCTCCCCAGCGCAGAAGAGGCTTTTGGAGAGCCTCCGCCCCATGATCCGCCCCGCCTACGAGGGCCGGGGCTGGCCCCTCCACTACGCCTTCGGCTACCTGCTGGCGGACGGCGGGCTTTACTGCATCCTCACCATCACCCACCAGGTGGCCTACGCCCTTCACAAATACGCCCCGGAACACGAGGGGGTGAAGCGGGAGCTCCTTTACGGGCAGGCCTT
This window encodes:
- a CDS encoding urea amidolyase family protein, encoding MEGFYLVFGEGLSEEANRRAQALARALLKAPPKGLLEAVPAYGTLYLEYDPRHLSRGHLFRLLRLPEEGGEGERVVEVPLRYDGEDLPVVAARTGLPLEAVKRRHQAPLYRVYALGFTPGFPFMAPVDEALRLPRRPHPRPRVPAHAVAMAGPQTGIYPLPSPGGWHLLGTALVAVYDPHREEPFFLRPGDRVRFREAEGPTPPEPPPLDLFPLEPRHPAFRVEAPGLLDLVVDGGRFLAGHLGMARSGPLDPYSAALANRLVGNPPGAALLEIAYRGPVLTALRDLVVGLAGYGLVALLDGEEIAPGQSFLWPRGKTLSFRPRGRGVRVYLAVAGGLEVRRFLGSASPDLRGRIGRPLAAGDVLGLKEEKAVRPGRAFPQRPLPETFRLRLRAGPEFTEEAWAAFLSGSFRVVRADRMGLELSGPEVPGGEGLSEATPLGGIQVPPSGRPLVLLADKGSLGGYAKPVRVEPRDLWCLGQVAPGAELRFTSSYNRESPHLRANLLPWDAIGESP